A single genomic interval of Helianthus annuus cultivar XRQ/B chromosome 13, HanXRQr2.0-SUNRISE, whole genome shotgun sequence harbors:
- the LOC110900761 gene encoding uncharacterized protein LOC110900761 yields the protein MFYANDVLRATQIIMEEEEEDVSSESVITRRLRINRDRQEAHEKLVNDYFSDTPLYNAEIFRRRFRMSRRLFTRIADDLAGQDPFFTQRPDARGYEEFSTLQICTAAIRQLAYGIVADALDEYLQMSARSTRECLYRFCHNVVKLYSKKYLRKPNAYDVQ from the exons ATGTTTTACGCAAACGATGTGCTAAGGGCGACGCAGATTATTAtggaggaggaagaggaagacgTCTCGTCTGAAAGTGTTATTACCAGGCGACTACGGATTAACAGAGACCGCCAAg AAGCGCACGAGAAATTGGTGAACGATTATTTTTCAGATACACCCCTTTACAACGCCGAGATTTTCAGACGCAGGTTCCGAATGAGTCGCCGGTTATTCACACGCATTGCTGATGATTTGGCGGGGCAAGACCCGTTTTTCACGCAACGACCCGATGCTCGTGGTTATGAAGAGTTCAGCACGTTACAAATATGTACTGCGGCCATTCGTCAACTGGCGTACGGGATAGTGGCCGACGCTTTGGACGAGTACTTACAGATGTCGGCAAGAAGTACGCGGGAATGTTTGTATCGGTTTTGCCATAATGTGGTGAAACTGTATAGCAAAAAGTATTTGCGGAAACCAAACGCGTATGATGTTCAATAG